The Zhihengliuella sp. ISTPL4 genomic interval GGATGGCGCGCGACGCCGCCGTCTACGCCCTGACCAGACCTGTCGCGATCGTGATGTGGGTGGCGCTGGCGGCTGGGCTCGTGCTCTCCGTGCTCACCCTCAACAGCCGTCTCGCCGCCGGCGAGGAGGTGAGCACGCTCGTCGCCTGGATGCCCGTCGTGACGGTGGCCCTGGGCGCGTACGCGGTGATCCTCACCACTTCGAGCGCACGACGCGCCGTGCGCGCCGCGATGCCGGTGGAGAGTGTGGTGTGGGTCGCGCTCGACGAGGATCGGCTGCAGCTGGGGAGCGATCGCCGCCGCTCGGAGATCCCCTACCGCACCTTCCAGAGCCTCCGCGTCGGCAGGGACGCCGTCCTCTTCAAGGTGCGCGATGCCTCCGTCGCCACCGCGATCCCGCGCTCGCTCTTCAGCGACGAGGAGCTGACGATGCTGCGGGCGAGGATATCCTGATCCGCGCGCTCAGGTCGCCTCGGTGTCGAACGGCGGCCGGTTCTCCGCGCTGAAGGTCGGTGGAGCCGTGCGCGGCGCCACCGGCTCGGCGATCGTCGCGGTGGCCCGTGCCGGGGTCGCGGGCTGCGGCTCCTCCAGGAGCGCGTCGCGGATGATGCGCCGGGGGTCGTACTGCCGCGGGTCGAGCTTGCGCCAGTCCACGTCGTCGAGTTCCGGCCCCATCTCCTCCCGAACTCGGCTCTTCGTGTCGCGGACGTACTCGCCCGCCCTGCGCACGATCTTCGCGAAGCCCTCCGCGGCACGCGGCAGACGCTCGGGGCCGATGATCAGCACGGCGATCAGGCCGATGAGCAGCAGCTTCTCGAAGGTGAGGCCGAACGTCATGTGAACAGGCTACCGCCGCGCCTGCGGGCTCCGCGCGCGTCGACCACATACCCTGGGATCAACAGCCATGCAGGCAGGGAGAGACAGGTCATGAGCGAGCACGACGCCAACGCGCGCTTCCTTCGGGAGTCCATCGTGGAGCCGGATGCCATCGCCCGCGCACGCGCCCATGCCGTCGAGCTGGGCGCCGCGCCCGTGAGCACGGTCGTCGGCTCGCAGATCGCCGTGCTCGCCGCAGCCGGCACCGCCCGCTCCATCGTCGAGATCGGTACCGGCGCCGGGGTCTCCGGACTCTGGCTGCTGCGCGGGGCACCGGACGCGGTGCTGACCTCGATCGACAACGAGCCCGAGCACCTTGCCGCCGCCCGCCAGGCGTTCGCGGAGGCGAGGGTGCCCGCCACCCGTGCACGGTTCATCGCCGGGCGCGCGATGGATGTGCTCCCCCGCATGAACGAGGCGTCGTACGACATCGTGCTCGTCGACGCCGACCCCGAGAACGTCATCGAATACGTCGAGCACGGCCTTCGTCTCGCCCGCACCGGGGGCATGGTGCTCGTGCCTCGCGTCCTCGCCGGAGGCCGGGTGGCCGACCCGGTCCAGCGCGATGACATCACCTCCGCGTACCGATCGCTCGTGCAGGAGACGCAGGAGTCGTCGGCGGTGCTGGCGACCGTCTCGCCCGCCGGTGAAGGGCTCCTGCAGCTGATCCGGCTCGACGACCGCTCCTGATTGA includes:
- a CDS encoding O-methyltransferase, which encodes MSEHDANARFLRESIVEPDAIARARAHAVELGAAPVSTVVGSQIAVLAAAGTARSIVEIGTGAGVSGLWLLRGAPDAVLTSIDNEPEHLAAARQAFAEARVPATRARFIAGRAMDVLPRMNEASYDIVLVDADPENVIEYVEHGLRLARTGGMVLVPRVLAGGRVADPVQRDDITSAYRSLVQETQESSAVLATVSPAGEGLLQLIRLDDRS
- a CDS encoding YcxB family protein — encoded protein: MPHRSVTVDEGLLRRMARDAAVYALTRPVAIVMWVALAAGLVLSVLTLNSRLAAGEEVSTLVAWMPVVTVALGAYAVILTTSSARRAVRAAMPVESVVWVALDEDRLQLGSDRRRSEIPYRTFQSLRVGRDAVLFKVRDASVATAIPRSLFSDEELTMLRARIS
- a CDS encoding Sec-independent protein translocase family protein produces the protein MTFGLTFEKLLLIGLIAVLIIGPERLPRAAEGFAKIVRRAGEYVRDTKSRVREEMGPELDDVDWRKLDPRQYDPRRIIRDALLEEPQPATPARATATIAEPVAPRTAPPTFSAENRPPFDTEAT